In one Thermosipho africanus Ob7 genomic region, the following are encoded:
- a CDS encoding ATP-binding cassette domain-containing protein: MKNTKKVNLETFDFSGFSNNVPLFENITFSLKEGEILVLYGPRGSSKSALLRSFSRLNEEVYDDIKYTGSAFVCQQDLFSYSIKEIRNLVLYVDTNFFEALDYLSFGEFLELATGNEMLSFDDYIPLLDDFGVLKALTDKFDTKLSTFYVLEKISALLFVAYLKKSKVIILDCILDHLDDEHLNKISKILRKSVVSEEKSLIIATRFFKRFLPLADLFISMKNGKIEFRGEPREYTIAR; encoded by the coding sequence ATGAAAAACACAAAAAAGGTAAATCTTGAAACTTTTGATTTTTCAGGTTTTTCCAATAATGTTCCGCTTTTTGAAAACATTACTTTTTCTTTGAAAGAAGGAGAAATTCTTGTCCTTTATGGCCCTCGTGGCTCTTCAAAATCTGCCCTTCTGCGCTCTTTTTCGCGTTTGAACGAGGAAGTATACGATGATATTAAATATACGGGTAGTGCTTTTGTTTGTCAACAAGATTTATTTTCTTATAGCATAAAAGAAATTAGAAATCTTGTTTTGTATGTTGATACTAATTTCTTTGAGGCTCTTGATTACCTGAGCTTTGGTGAATTTTTGGAGCTTGCTACAGGTAATGAAATGCTTTCTTTTGATGATTACATACCGCTTTTGGATGATTTTGGGGTTTTAAAGGCATTAACTGATAAGTTTGATACAAAGCTTTCTACTTTTTATGTGCTTGAAAAGATTTCTGCCCTCCTTTTTGTGGCCTATCTAAAAAAATCCAAAGTGATAATCTTGGATTGTATCCTCGATCACCTTGATGATGAACATTTGAATAAAATTTCCAAAATTTTGAGAAAAAGCGTAGTTTCAGAGGAAAAATCACTAATAATTGCAACGCGTTTTTTTAAACGCTTCTTGCCTCTTGCTGATTTGTTTATTTCCATGAAAAATGGTAAAATTGAATTTAGGGGAGAGCCAAGAGAGTACACGATTGCGAGGTGA
- a CDS encoding 1-phosphofructokinase family hexose kinase — MAVLSVCMNPALDREFYINDFKIDKLHRLSFEMSKMSPGGKAINVAIDLATYGVKTIVTGFIGGYIGNIVLTELRKVSDLITTNFVHIDGETRENIAIIDETNHTLTEINSAGPRVPIEDIDHFLRRFSLIVSSADAVVISGSLPQGVPNQIYGDLTKIALKHGKKVFWETKDEIIQESLKISAPCILRPDFRKDKILFGRELVTQEDYIDAGKELIKYGIKMVVLSYKIDYDIVVTQDGVWFLKPLVEIEHSHLLGTGDTYMAAMVYKCFKSDNLVDIAKYGYAAALAKTWYRAKVPPKLEDIEKAFEKFKIERVE; from the coding sequence TTGGCTGTTTTATCTGTTTGTATGAATCCTGCATTAGACAGGGAGTTTTATATTAATGATTTTAAGATCGATAAATTGCATAGACTCTCTTTTGAAATGTCAAAAATGAGTCCTGGTGGAAAGGCAATTAATGTTGCTATAGATTTGGCCACCTACGGTGTAAAAACGATAGTTACCGGTTTTATTGGAGGCTATATTGGAAATATAGTACTTACTGAACTTAGAAAAGTTTCAGATTTAATAACTACAAATTTTGTTCATATAGACGGAGAGACAAGGGAAAATATTGCTATTATAGATGAAACAAATCATACTTTGACTGAGATAAATTCTGCAGGACCAAGAGTCCCAATAGAGGATATTGACCATTTTTTAAGAAGATTTTCTCTAATAGTTTCTAGTGCTGATGCAGTTGTTATCTCTGGAAGTCTTCCTCAAGGTGTTCCAAATCAAATATATGGTGATTTAACAAAGATTGCCCTTAAACATGGGAAAAAGGTTTTCTGGGAGACAAAGGATGAAATAATTCAGGAATCTTTAAAGATATCTGCACCTTGTATTTTAAGGCCCGATTTTAGAAAAGATAAGATTTTGTTTGGAAGAGAATTGGTAACTCAGGAAGATTACATTGATGCGGGAAAAGAGCTTATAAAGTATGGAATAAAAATGGTAGTTCTTTCGTATAAAATAGATTACGATATAGTGGTAACCCAAGATGGTGTGTGGTTTTTAAAGCCTCTTGTTGAGATAGAACATTCACACCTTTTGGGAACAGGTGACACGTACATGGCAGCTATGGTATATAAATGTTTTAAATCTGATAATTTAGTTGATATAGCAAAATATGGTTATGCTGCTGCACTTGCAAAGACATGGTATAGGGCAAAGGTTCCACCTAAACTTGAAGACATCGAAAAAGCCTTTGAAAAATTTAAGATTGAGAGGGTGGAGTAA
- a CDS encoding CBS domain-containing protein: MKVKDFYIRDITAVLEDESVSRVLKILSRQQVTGVPVIDEDYKVVGFISENDIIRAALPSYFSLLQTASFIPDLNQFVRNLKKISNRAVSEIMTKPAITIKESTPLLHAADLMIRHSLKILPVVDEDDKLLGVITRMKILEAVSRED; encoded by the coding sequence ATGAAAGTTAAAGATTTTTATATAAGGGATATAACCGCTGTTTTAGAAGATGAAAGTGTTTCAAGGGTGCTGAAAATTCTTTCTAGGCAACAAGTGACCGGAGTTCCAGTTATAGATGAAGATTACAAGGTGGTTGGATTTATAAGTGAAAATGATATAATTCGTGCAGCATTACCTAGTTACTTTTCGCTTTTACAAACAGCATCATTTATTCCAGATTTAAATCAATTTGTTAGAAATCTTAAGAAAATTTCTAATAGAGCTGTTTCTGAAATCATGACTAAACCTGCTATTACTATCAAAGAATCAACACCACTTTTGCATGCGGCTGATTTGATGATTAGACATAGCTTAAAAATTTTACCTGTGGTGGACGAAGATGATAAATTGCTTGGTGTAATTACAAGGATGAAGATTTTGGAAGCGGTTAGTAGGGAGGACTAA
- the mtaB gene encoding tRNA (N(6)-L-threonylcarbamoyladenosine(37)-C(2))-methylthiotransferase MtaB: MRVSVLTYGCKLNQYESELMAEKLENEGYIVVNEEVESDVFVINSCVVTNEATRKIKQQIRRLKRKFPGAKVVVTGCYSQLGFEELEKEGVDLVLGNNEKKYIDRYLGESGIFVDKAYWNRNSLEDEFVFSSLAERTRAFIKVQDGCTNTCSYCAIRFARGNKIRSKPVDLVVSEVLRLVNKDYKEIVITGLNLGKFGKDIDSSLHELLRSLVKIKGDFRIRLSSINPEDLDEELISLIGAEEKICNHLHIPLQSGSTDVLKNMRRNYTQDDYLRVVDSIRKVDPNFSITTDIMVGFPGESEKDFEETLKVVREVLFSKVHAFRYSDRPNTLASKMPKKVPGNVKKERVEVLEKLSAAVAKDYRKRLVGRKAKVLIESYKNKIYSGYDEYYVLHETSHGEFGKIENVTIQAVTDEGVISKKYERKVSNR, encoded by the coding sequence ATGAGAGTCAGCGTTCTTACATACGGTTGTAAGTTGAATCAATATGAATCAGAACTTATGGCCGAAAAGCTTGAAAATGAAGGATATATAGTGGTAAACGAGGAAGTAGAATCGGATGTTTTTGTAATAAATAGTTGTGTTGTGACAAACGAGGCGACAAGGAAGATAAAGCAACAGATAAGAAGATTAAAGAGGAAATTTCCAGGAGCAAAGGTAGTAGTAACAGGGTGTTATTCTCAACTCGGATTTGAAGAATTAGAAAAAGAAGGCGTTGATCTTGTACTGGGAAATAATGAAAAAAAATATATTGATAGATATTTAGGAGAATCAGGTATTTTTGTAGATAAAGCGTACTGGAATAGGAATTCGTTAGAAGATGAATTTGTTTTTTCTTCACTTGCAGAGAGAACACGTGCATTTATTAAAGTCCAGGATGGTTGTACAAATACTTGCAGTTATTGTGCAATAAGGTTTGCAAGGGGAAATAAAATTAGAAGTAAGCCAGTTGATCTAGTTGTAAGTGAAGTTTTAAGGCTTGTAAATAAGGATTACAAGGAAATTGTAATTACAGGATTAAATCTTGGAAAATTTGGTAAAGATATTGATTCTTCATTGCATGAACTGTTAAGAAGCCTTGTTAAAATAAAGGGTGATTTTAGAATTAGACTGAGTTCGATAAATCCAGAAGACTTAGATGAAGAGTTAATAAGTTTGATAGGAGCAGAAGAAAAGATTTGTAATCATCTTCACATTCCTCTTCAAAGTGGAAGTACAGATGTATTGAAAAATATGAGAAGAAATTATACACAAGATGATTATTTAAGGGTTGTTGATAGTATAAGAAAAGTTGATCCTAACTTTTCGATTACAACAGATATAATGGTTGGGTTTCCTGGAGAAAGTGAAAAGGATTTTGAAGAAACTTTGAAAGTTGTTAGAGAAGTTTTGTTCTCAAAGGTTCATGCCTTTAGATATTCTGATAGACCTAATACACTTGCTTCAAAGATGCCTAAAAAAGTGCCTGGAAATGTAAAAAAAGAAAGAGTTGAAGTTTTAGAAAAACTAAGCGCAGCAGTTGCAAAGGACTATAGGAAGCGACTTGTTGGAAGAAAAGCAAAAGTTTTAATTGAAAGCTATAAAAACAAGATATATTCAGGATACGATGAATACTACGTGTTACATGAAACTTCCCACGGAGAATTCGGTAAGATAGAAAATGTAACAATACAGGCGGTTACCGATGAGGGAGTGATTTCTAAAAAGTATGAACGAAAGGTCTCTAATAGATAA
- a CDS encoding aminotransferase class IV, whose product MNERSLIDNILNGIVVYETVRIYDGKPLAVKEHYKRLINSLSYLGREDEVSLNDFEKEIERNISFDRVKIYAIVSDKVELYSVGENILTKRIESIKIDISNVRHADPSSIPPNFKSLSRADVFLARQNKGDNYDVILLGQKGQVCEGSFSNVFLIKDGKVITPSLESGILEGITRTFVIDMLKESGYTVEEKIVEVKELFYADEIFLTHTSMGIVPVNYLGKFSLKTEISEKLSRMFEEYLHAKIG is encoded by the coding sequence ATGAACGAAAGGTCTCTAATAGATAACATACTTAACGGAATAGTTGTGTATGAAACTGTTCGTATATATGATGGAAAACCTTTAGCGGTTAAAGAGCATTATAAAAGGCTAATTAATTCTTTATCGTATCTTGGAAGAGAAGATGAAGTAAGCTTAAATGATTTTGAAAAAGAAATTGAGAGAAATATTTCCTTTGACAGGGTAAAGATATACGCAATTGTGAGTGATAAGGTAGAGCTTTATTCTGTTGGCGAAAATATACTAACTAAAAGGATAGAAAGCATCAAAATAGATATTTCAAATGTAAGACATGCCGATCCATCTTCAATACCACCTAATTTTAAGTCACTTTCAAGAGCAGATGTTTTTCTTGCAAGGCAAAACAAAGGTGATAACTACGATGTGATACTGTTAGGGCAAAAAGGGCAGGTGTGTGAAGGAAGCTTTTCTAACGTCTTTTTAATTAAAGATGGTAAAGTAATTACTCCTTCACTTGAAAGTGGAATTTTAGAAGGTATTACAAGAACGTTTGTTATAGATATGTTAAAGGAAAGCGGCTACACGGTAGAAGAAAAAATAGTCGAAGTAAAGGAGCTATTCTATGCAGATGAGATTTTTCTTACACATACGAGCATGGGTATAGTTCCTGTAAATTATCTGGGAAAGTTTTCATTAAAAACAGAAATTTCTGAAAAACTTTCGAGGATGTTTGAGGAGTATCTTCATGCAAAGATTGGGTGA
- a CDS encoding DUF721 domain-containing protein: protein MQRLGDVLRELAKKNLFIKNLYVSTLSREHFEDVIGKPFNEHCKVVMFKDGVIYIECDDQLFVTELNFFREKIREKLNDRLGIYAIKKVVIRKKRRAINGL from the coding sequence ATGCAAAGATTGGGTGATGTTTTACGGGAACTTGCAAAAAAGAATTTGTTTATAAAAAATCTTTATGTTTCAACCCTTTCAAGAGAGCATTTTGAAGATGTTATTGGAAAGCCTTTTAATGAACATTGTAAGGTGGTTATGTTTAAAGACGGAGTTATTTATATAGAATGTGATGATCAGCTTTTTGTAACTGAACTTAATTTTTTTAGGGAAAAGATACGTGAAAAGTTGAATGATAGATTGGGGATATATGCTATAAAAAAGGTAGTAATAAGAAAGAAGAGGAGGGCAATAAATGGACTATAG